ACGTCTCAACTTCGAGAGTTCTAAAATCAAACGATTTATCGAATTGAAAAACCAGAACCAATCAAGACCTTTTCTTAAAAACCAGATACTTAAGGCCGAAGAAGTTCCAGAAAAGCGTGAATATCAAGGATACCGCAGCTCCTATGTTCGCCCACACCGTGGACGAGATGGAGCCCCCCGAACCTCCAAATTCGGCAACCACGTACGAAGCAACCGTAACGTTTATCACGAGCCCCACGCCCACGACGGCGAAGAACCTTATGAACTGGTTCATCCATCCCTCGACCTCCTTGCTGCGAAACGTCCAGAACTTGTTCCACGCATAGCCGTTAACGTTTGCCAGAATAAAGGAAGCCGCCTTGAAAACCGAGTAGAGGATCCCCTCCGCCACCCCGGAATAATAGATGAGCAGGTTAAGTATTCCGAAGTCGATTACGAGGTTAGAAAAACTTATGACGCAGAACTTTGCGAACTGGACCAGCGAGGACCAACGGGAGAAAAACCCGAGAAAAAGAAAGTGGATCACGGGACTCAGTATGAACATCCCCCACTGCACTCCCACAAGCTTGGAGTACACTCCGGGCATCTCGGCGCGAAGCGTGAAGAAGAGAAGCAGTATGAAAAACGCGTTTATCTCGCTTATTACGAATAAAACGGGATAATCCGATCTGGTCATGGGGGTTTTCGGGGAAAAAAAGGGTTGTATCCCGAAGCAAGAAGCTTCGGGATACAACCCTGAAAAATGTACTTACCTTACCTTCAGTTAACTACCTGGTACTGGGGGTAGACGAAGCTTCCCTTGGTCCAGATCGCCCAGGTCGGATCCGCAAGCGGCTTAAGCTTGTGAAGCGAATGTCCCTCGGGAGCCGTGAACGTTATTTTCGGGTTAGCCATTGATACCGTTCCCCCGTTCCACGGGATCGGGTACTTGACCACTCCCTTGTCCTCCATAAACCCGAAGTAGTTAAGGTGTCCTCCGCCGAATCCTCCGAGTTCGCTTCCGACCTCGGCCGTGGCCTCGATCATCGACTGTCCGCCGATTTCAAGCTTTGTCTTAAGCACTCCGTTCTCTACCACGGTGGTGGTCATTCCCTCCTGAGCGGGAATTCCGACAGGCTTGGTGAACTCCCTCATCGTGGGAGAGCTGTTGTAGTAATGAACGAAGTACCTTCCGGGGTAGGTTATATCGGAATCCATCACGTACGAGTTGTGACCTTCAAGCTCAATCGTCAGATAGGTGAGCGTGTACGCCCCGAATCCCGAGGTCTGGTTCTTGTCGGGAACCGTGTACATGTTTATGACCACGTGATTGTTCGGATGGGGCTTAAGACCCGCCGGAAGCATCGATTTCAAAACCTCCGGGTCGGCCTTGTAGGCTGCGATGAACATCCAAGCACCGGTTACCAGCTGCGGGCCCGGAAGCGAAAACGACTTGGCCGGGGCCGGCGGGGCCTCACCCGAGTGCGTGGCCGTGAGCGGAACGGCACAGAAAACCAAAGCAATCAAAAAAACCAAAAACCTTCTAGCTAACATCTTTATTACCTCCTTAAGACTTTCTGATTCAATATCAAGACGTCGCCGGAAGCAAGGTCCGCTTGAACCCTAATGCTCTCCCGACGCCCTCTTCTCCTTTTCTTCTATCATATACCTAACGGCGGAGCGAACAAACCTGTTTCTCTCCGCCTCCCCCAGCACTCCTTTAAGGGCGTCGTGAACCGAGGGATCGACTATAAGTGCCCCAAGCGAACCTTCTCCTTCCCTGATCATCCGGGAAATCTCGGCCAAGTTGGAGGAGAAGCTCCGCATGTCGGCCGCAAACTGCTCGTCGTAGATGAGAGTATGCAGGAAATCCTCCCGCTTCTCATCCGCAAACGCCCCCACTATCTTGTCGAGACTCCTGGAGATGGACGTGAGGTTAGTAACGAATTCCTCTGACTGGCTTATTATCTCCTGCATCTCGGGCGACGTGTAACCCCTGATCACGATCCCGTCGCGGGCCTTGCCTATGCTCTCTCCCTGGCCGGGAACGATCTCGACGAACTTCGCCCCCAGAAGTCCTTCGGTCTTGATCGTGGCGTGGGAGTCCTTCGAGATTCTGGAAAGCGCCCGCTTGTTGATTTCCATTATGACCTGAACCTTCCCGAGGGAAGAATCGTCCGAGAAACGGATGGTCGACACGGATCCCACTCCCACTCCCGAGAGTCGCACATAGGCACCCTCGAGCAACCCAGCCGAGTTGTTAAAGTAGGTCTTTACCTTGTACTCCCTCTCAAAGAGCTCTTCCTGGCCGCTTATCGTGAAAACTCCGTAAACGAATATAGCGATCGATGCGAGGACGAAAACCCCTACCTTGAGTCGGGCCGATTTCTGCTTTTCCATCTGCGCTCACCCGGCGCGGCCGACACGCCTGATCTCTGATATTGTACCATATTGTTTGCAAGCAGAGAATTGAAAATCCGGGCGACTGTGATAACCTGAATTATTCCTTTCCATCCGAGGCACGCCCCGATTCCGAAAAGGAGTTTATTTCATGACAAAGATAAAAAGAGCGGTAATAAGCGTTTACGACAAAAAGGGGATAACCACGCTCGCAAAGGGCCTGGGGGAACTCGGCGTTGAGATGCTCTCAACCGGAGGGACCGCCAAGAGGCTTAGGGACGGCGGGGCGAAAGTGACGGAAATATCGGACTACACGGGGTTTCCCGAAATACTTGGAGGAAGGGTGAAAACGCTTCACCCCAAAATACACGGAGGCCTTCTTGGAATGAGGGACGATGAGCGCCACCTTGGGGAAATGGCCGAGAATTCCATAGAGCCGATAGACATGCTCGTGGTCAACTTCTACCCTTTTGAGGAAGTGGTCGCGAAAGAGGGAACCACGTTTTCTGAAGCGATAGAGAACATAGACATAGGCGGGCCGGCGATGCTTCGGGCCGCGGCGAAGAACCACGCGTCGGTAACCGTGCTCACCGACCCCGAAGACTACGGTGCCGTGCTCAGGGAGCTTCGCAGAAACAAGGGAAAAATCTCCCCC
The genomic region above belongs to Candidatus Dadabacteria bacterium and contains:
- a CDS encoding GtrA family protein, with the translated sequence MTRSDYPVLFVISEINAFFILLLFFTLRAEMPGVYSKLVGVQWGMFILSPVIHFLFLGFFSRWSSLVQFAKFCVISFSNLVIDFGILNLLIYYSGVAEGILYSVFKAASFILANVNGYAWNKFWTFRSKEVEGWMNQFIRFFAVVGVGLVINVTVASYVVAEFGGSGGSISSTVWANIGAAVSLIFTLFWNFFGLKYLVFKKRS
- a CDS encoding acetoacetate decarboxylase family protein — encoded protein: MLARRFLVFLIALVFCAVPLTATHSGEAPPAPAKSFSLPGPQLVTGAWMFIAAYKADPEVLKSMLPAGLKPHPNNHVVINMYTVPDKNQTSGFGAYTLTYLTIELEGHNSYVMDSDITYPGRYFVHYYNSSPTMREFTKPVGIPAQEGMTTTVVENGVLKTKLEIGGQSMIEATAEVGSELGGFGGGHLNYFGFMEDKGVVKYPIPWNGGTVSMANPKITFTAPEGHSLHKLKPLADPTWAIWTKGSFVYPQYQVVN
- a CDS encoding MlaD family protein: MEKQKSARLKVGVFVLASIAIFVYGVFTISGQEELFEREYKVKTYFNNSAGLLEGAYVRLSGVGVGSVSTIRFSDDSSLGKVQVIMEINKRALSRISKDSHATIKTEGLLGAKFVEIVPGQGESIGKARDGIVIRGYTSPEMQEIISQSEEFVTNLTSISRSLDKIVGAFADEKREDFLHTLIYDEQFAADMRSFSSNLAEISRMIREGEGSLGALIVDPSVHDALKGVLGEAERNRFVRSAVRYMIEEKEKRASGEH